The stretch of DNA CGGCCGGCTTCCGCATCGCGAGGCGATCAGGCGGACATCGTGTGACGGGAGCGGGCGCGGGCCTCGTGCCCGTGCCCCTCGCAACGGCATGAATCACGCCCTCACGGGCATCACGGCGGAGAAACAGCGTGTTGGCCGGATCGAACCTGTCGGTCGTCGAGGGACGGGAAGGGTACCTCTTCCTCGAGCGCTACGACGGTGCCCAGCCGCTGCAGGCGGGGGCGGACCTGACCGAGTGGTCGCGCCACACCCTGGCGCTCCTGCGCGAGACGTTCCGCGCCCGCCAGGAGCGGCTGTCCGCCCGCAACATCGGCCTCGTCGTCGTGGTGGCGCCGGAGAAGGCGAGCATCTACGACGAGCTCCTCCCCGAGGGCTGCGCGCAGGACCGTCCGAGCGCCGCCGAGCGCCTTACCGAGGCCCTGCGGCAGATCGGCATCCGGGCGGTCGACGGAGCCGGGCTGCTGCGCCGGGCGAAGGGCGCGGTGCCGCTCTACTACGACGTCGATTCGCATTGGACGAACTTCGCGGCCTACCGGGTCTACCGGGCGCTGGTCGCGGCGGCTCCGGCGCATCTCGGCCTGACGCCGATCCCGGCCGAGCGGATCTCCTACCGCGACAAGCCGTCCTTCGGCGATCTCGGCGTCCATGTCAGCCCCGAGCGCAAGGGACTGGTCCAGCAGACGGAGATCACGGGGCCCGATGTCGAGGTCACGGTCGAGACGTTCGACGACCGGGAATACAATTTCCAGCAGCATCGCTGCGCCGGCGGGCGCGGACGCGCCCTCGTGGTGCGCGATTCCTTCACGTCGTTCCTGTCGCCGTTCCTGAGCCGGACCTTCGCCGAGACCACCTACATCTCGCCGTCGAATGCCCTCCCCGACGACCTCGTGGCGGATCTGGCACCCGACCTCGTCATCGTGCAGATCGCCGAGCGGGCGCTGTTCTACGCCCCCCAGCCCCTGAGCGACTGGAACCTGCGCAGCTGGCGCCAGACCTTCCTCGAGACGCAGATCGACGGCCCGGCCCGGCGTCACACCCGCCGCGCCCGGCAAGCCCTGCGGATGGGGAACTGGGCCGAGGCCCTGGAGGCGGCGCAGAAGGCGTCGGCCCTCGACGAGGACGACCACCTCGTCCACAACCTCGCCGAGGCGCGGCTGCATTCCGGCGACCCGGCCGGTGCGCTCGCCTGCTGCGAGGACGCGACGCGTCCGCCGGACCGGTTCCTGCTCGCCCTCGAGGGTTACGCCCTCTGGGCCCTCGGCCGGCGCGACGAGGCGATCGGCTGCATGAGGCGGGCCCTGCGCCACCAGCCGGGCAACGCCCATCTGCAGCACCAGGCCGGCGAGTGGCTGCTGACGATGGGTCATGCCACCGAGGCCCTGCCCTATCTCGAGGCCGCGGTGGCCGGGGCACCGGCCCACAGCCCGTCCTGGTATCACCTGGGCATGGCCCGCCACGCTCTCGGCGATTTCGCCGGCAGCGCGGAGGCGTTCAGGGCCGGGGGCTTCGAGGCGGCGGACTAGACGGCGTTCGCCCCCGACCGGCGCGCGGACGGCGCGCCGGCCTCCGCACTACCGATCTGTCCTCGCAAGCCGGATGGGCAAAGCCCGTGATGGGCTCGCTGCCGGTTTCGCGAACCCGATCGTCCGATCAGGTCGTCGCCCGGTTCGTCGGCGCTCGATGCTGTGTCTGGCTTGATCGTCGCGGGACAACATGGAGCGGGCGAAGGGATTCGAACCCTCGACCCCAACCTTGGCAAGGTTGTGCTCTACCCCTGAGCTACACCCGCTCACATTGTCGAGCCGATCGAATTTGGAGCGGGCGAAGGGATTCGAACCCTCGACCCCAACCTTGGCAAGGTTGTGCTCTACCCCTGAGCTACACCCGCTCGAATTCGTTCGGCCTCATGGAAAAACTGGAGCGGGCGAAGGGATTCGAACCCTCGACCCCAACCTTGGCAAGGTTGTGCTCTACCCCTGAGCTACACCCGCTCGCTGTTTTCCGTCGGCGTCACCGTGGCGGCGCCGATGAGCGGCATAAACACCATTCCGCCGGGAAGCGCAAGGGGTTGGAGAGCCGGCTTCGGGCACTCGCTACCAGGTCGCGGCGGGCGGCAGCCCGTCGCGGATTTCCGTGAGCCGCGCCCGGGTCGCCGGGGTCGTCTCCGGCGGCGGGGCGTCGAGGGGGAAGAAGGCGGCTTCGGCGATCTCGCGGTCGGGGCGCTTCGGCACCGGCACCGTGAAGGCACGGGCGACGTAGAGCGCGACGTGGTCGCGCCGCGAGGAGCGGTTGTTGAAGTAGAAGCCGTGCAGGGCGGGCGTGGCGCCCGCGTCGAGGACGATCCCGGTCTCCTCGCGGAATTCCCGGGTCATGGCGTCGAGGGCGGTCTCGCCCGGCTCGACGCCGCCGCCCGGCAGGTGCCAGCCCTGCATGTAGGTGTGGCGCACGAGGCAGACCCGGTTCTCCGGATCGATCGCCGCCCCGCGCACCCCGAGGGTCATCCCGCGGGTGAAGCGCCAGACGAGGTGGGCGCCCCGCATCAGCAGGGCCTGTCGGCGCGTCATCCCGCAGTCTCCTCAGTCTCCGTGTGCTCACCATCGACGGGTCGATGGCGAGGCGTTCGGCGCATCAGCGCCGGCGCCCTTCCGGGCTCAGCCGGCGTCTTCGGATCAAGTCCGAAGACGCGACGGCGTCAGACCAACGGTCATTGGAAACGACCTTTGGTTCCGTTCTCGAATTTTCGTCAAGTCTCTGGCTTGGCATGGAAAATTCGAGATGGCTCAATGGCCCGATGCGTCAGCATCTTGGGCCATCGGTGTCAGACCACCGTCAGCCGGATCTCGCCGACGCCCGCGATCGTCCCGACCATGGTCTGGCCGCGGGTGACCGCGCCGACGCCCTCCGGCGTGCCGGCGAAGATCACGTCGCCGGGCTCCAGGACGAAGAAGGTCGACAGGTAGGCGATCTGCTCGGCCACCGACCAGATCATGTCCGAGAGGTCGCCCTTCTGGCGGACCGCGCCGTCGACGGAGAGGGTGATCGCGCCCTTGTCCGGGTGGCCGATCACGGAGGCGGGCTTGAGCGTGCCGACCGGACCCGAGAAATCCGAGGCCTTGCCGAGTTCCCAGGGGCGGCGCAAACCCTTGGCGTCGTCCTGGAGGTCGCGGCGGGTCATGTCGAGGCCGACCGCATAACCGTAGACGTGGTCGAGAGCTTGGTTGACCGGGATGTCGCGGCCGCCCTTGGCGAGCGCCACCACCAGCTCGACCTCGTGGTGGTAGTTCCCGGTCTTGGGCGGATAGGGATGCTCCACCGTCTCGCCCTCGGCCACCACCTGGAGCGCGTCGGCGGGTTTCATGAAGAAGAACGGCGGCTCGCGGGTCGGGTCGGCGCCCATCTCGCGCGCATGGGCGGCGTAGTTGCGCCCGACGCAGTAGACCCGGCGCACGGGAAACAGGTCGTCGGTGCCTTGGATCGGGAGCGCGGTGCGCGGCGGGTTCGGGATCACGGAGAGCATGAGGTGCTGTCTCGGGCCTGCTGTCTCGGGCGAAGTTTCGCGAAGGGCCGCGCATCTTGGAAAAGGGCCCGGCCGACCTGTATCTAGAGGGCGGTTCCGCACGGCGCCATCCCGCCCCGTCGCGAACCCCCTCCCCTGCAGGCGCATCGCCCGAGACAGCAGGATCATGCTCCCCGTGACCCACAGCCTCCTCGACACGCTCAGCGCCCGCCTCGGGCCCGCGCACGTCCTCACCGCCGCGACCGACATCGCCCCCCACCTCGCCGAGACCCGCGGCCTCTATCGCGGGGAGGCGCTGGCGGTGGTGCGCCCGCGCGACACCGCGGAGGTCGCCTTCGCGGTCGGAGCCTGCGCCGCGGCGCGGGTGCCGGTGGTGGCGCATGGCGGCAATACCGGCCTCGTCGGCGGCGGCGTGCCGTATGGCGGCGTGGTGATCTCGCTGTCTCGCCTCGACCGGGTGCGGGCGGTCGATCCGCTGGATGCCACGATCACGGTCGAGGCCGGCTGCGTGCTCGCCAACGTCCAGGCGGCGGCCGACGCGGCGGGCATGCTGTTCCCGCTGTCGCTCGCCTCCGAGGGCTCGTGCCGGATCGGCGGCAACCTCGCCACCAATGCCGGCGGCACGGCGGTGCTCGCCTACGGCAATGCCCGCGAGCTGACGCTCGGCCTCGAGGTCGTGCTGGCGGACGGTCAGGTCTGGAACGGGCTGCGCGCCTTGCGCAAGGACAATTCCGGCTACGACCTCAAGAACCTCTTCGTCGGCTCGGAAGGGACGCTCGGCATCATCACGGCCGCCGTGCTGCGGCTGCACCCCAAGCCCGTCTCGAAGGCGACCGCCTTCCTGGGCCTGGCTTCCGCGCGCGCCGCGCTCGACGCCTTCGGGACCTTGCGCGACCGGCTCGGGCCGCGGCTCACCGCCTTCGAATACGTGCCGCGCTTCCCCCTGGAGGTGGTGTTGCGCCACCTGCCCGGCGCCGTGCGCCCGCTGTCCGGCGACCATCGTTCCTACGCCCTCGTCGAGGTCTCCTCGCCGGGCCCCGATGCGCATGAGGAGCTGGAGGCCGCCTTGAGCGACCTGATCGAGTCCGGTCTCGCCGAGGATGCGGTCCTGGCACAGAGCGAGGCACAGGGCGCCGCCCTGTGGCGCCTGCGCGAGAGCCTGTCGGAGATGCAGGGCCACGAGGGCGGCTCGATCAAGCACGACGTCTCGGTGCCGGTCTCCCGGGTGGCGGAGTTCCTGGAGCGGGCCTCGGCCGCCTGCGAGGCGGCCCTGCCGGGGGTGCGGGTCTGCGCCTTCGGGCATTTCGGCGACGGCAACATCCACTTCAACCTGACCCAGCCGGTCGGGGCCGAGAAGGCGGCCTTCCTCGCCGAGTGGCCGCGCTTCAACCGCATCGTCCACGACATCGTTCACGCCATGGACGGCTCGATCGCCGCGGAGCACGGCGTCGGGCTGATCAAGCGCGACGAGCTCACCCGCTACAAGGACCCTGTCGCCCTCGACCTGATGCGCCGGCTCAAGGGCGCCCTCGACCCGAACGGGATCCTCAATCCCGGCAAGGTGCTGGCCCCGGCGGAGGGCGGGCCGGCGGCATTCCCGGCCAAGGCCGCGGCCTCATGATCTCGCTGTTTCGTCACGCTCCCGCGGCCCCGGCGGGCCTCACCGCGGCCGCCCTGCTCGGCGCCTTCGAGAGCCTCGGCGACAATTGCGAGTTCGGGATCGCCCAGCGCTATGCCGGCACCGATCCGCTCGGGTTGTTCCGCCTCTCCTCGGCGCCGATCGCCGACCTGACCCACGCGGTCGAGACGCGGTTTTCCCAGTATGGCGGGCCGGACGACATCGAGGTCCGGGTCGGTGCCGGCGGCTACCTGTTCTGCCACAGCCGGGCTTACGGCTTCGCCTACCATACCGGCGACACGGCGCCCCGCGTGATGCCCGCCGACATCCTCGACCGGGAGATCCGCCGGGTCGACTACCTCAAGGACCGGCTCCTCGCCGACATCGCGGCGGGCGAGAAGATCCTCGTCCGCAAGGGACCGCCCGGCGAGACGGACGGCGCGGTGCGCCGCCTCCTCGCGGGCTTGAGGGCGATCGGCCCGGTGACGCTGCTGCGGGTCTGCGAGGCCGGCGCGCTTCCGCCCGGCCGGGTCGTCTGGCGCGGCGAGGGCCTGATGGAGGGCACGCTGCCGCATTTCGCCCCCTATGCCGCGGCGACCGATGCCGACCTCGCCGGCTGGCTCGCGGTCTGCGGCCGGGCCTACGCGCTCCGCCACAGCCTGGTCGAGCCCCCGTCCCTGGCGCCGGACGGCCCGCCCCTCTTCACGGCGCCCGGGACCGCCCGCCACGCCCTCGACGCCGCCGCGCCCGAACCCGGAGCGCTCCTCGCCTCCCGCCCGGTCTCCGGCTTGCGGGGCAACCGCCTCCACGTCGTCGCGGCGGAGATCCGCCTGGCCCCGGATTTCTCCGGCACCCGGGCCGCCCTCACCTTCGTCGACGCCGCGCCGCATGCCCGCCGCGAGGCCGACCCTGCCTGCCGCGACACCTGGCAGACGATCTACACCGCGACGAAGACCCGCAAGCGCCAGACCGAGGCGGCGATCGGCCTGACCCTCGCGGGCCCCGCCGGCACCGCGGTCGAGACCCGGAACTGGCGCGTGACGGAGGGGTGCCTGCCGGGGGTGGGGTGACGGGCCTCACCCCGCCTCCACCGCCATCGGCAGATCCGCGGGCGGCGCGTAGCCGGCGAGATCGAGCACCCAGCGTCCCTCCCCCTCGGCGGCAAAGCCGAGGCGCGGATAGAGATCCGCCACCATCCCGTTGCGCCCGCTCGCCCGGTAGAGCCCGACGAGCCGCCGGGCGCCCCGGCGCGCGGCCTCGGCCGCCAGCACCGCCAGGGTGCCTTCCTCGACCCGCCGCCCGAGCACCCGGCAGCTCATCAGCCAGGTCTCCACGACGAGGTCGGTTCCACTGAACCGGCCGATGACGACCGCGATCACGCCGTTGTCGCCAAGGCGGTCGACGAGGCGCATTTGGAGCGTCACGGCGCCGGGATCGTCGATCAGCGCCGCGGCCTCGGCCTCGCGCAGGCGCCGGGTGGTGAGGTTGAACTGGTTGGTCTTGTTGACGAGCTGGACGATGCGCGGGAGCCCGAGCGCGTCGAACCGGCGCCAGACGAGCCGCATGCCGAGCCCCGCGAGAGTGCCGGCAAGGTCGGTCTGGCCGAAATCCGGTGTGCCGGGGGCCCGGCGCTCGCCGTCCCGCGCATAGGCCCCGGCCCGCCCGCGATCCTCCTCCGTCAGGGTCACGGCCTCAAAGTAGCCGGCATCGGCGAGGCAGCGGGCGACGAGGGCCGGCTCGTCGGGCACCTCCGGCACCGCCACCATCGGCAGGTGCTCGCGCACGAGCGCGCGCTCGAACGGGTTGTCGTCGACGAAGACCAGCGCGTCGAGGCCGAGCCGGAGGTCCTGCGCGATGCGCCGGAGGTTCGTCGCCTTGTCGTCCCAGTTCGCCACGAAGGCGGCGAAGTCGGGCAGGCGCAGCAGCATGTCGGGATGCTCGGCGAAGGGGAGCCGGGCCGTCTCGGGATCGTTCTTCGAGCACACCGCGAGCACGATGCCGCGGCGCGCGAGGTCGCGGGCGTAAGCCTGGAGCGCGAGGAAGGATTCCCCGAGCGCGCTGCCCTGCCCGACGACGATTCCCGCCGGACCGTCCTCGCCGACCGTCCCGCCCCACAGCGTGTCGTCGAGGTCGAGCACGAGGGCCTTGGCCGAGCGGCCGAGCCGCGCGCCGACGAGCCGTGCGACGAGGTCGCCGTAAAGGGGCCGGCCGCCGGCGTCACCGCCTGGCGGGCCCGCAGCCACAGGGCCGGATCGTGCCAGGCGTCGAGACCGTGGCGCATCGCCGCCTCGTCGAGGGCGAGGAGGTCGACGCCCTCCCCGGCCGCGGCCTCCCGCAGGGCGGCGTTGAGGCGCAAGGTGCGCGCGGCGAGCGAGCCCGGCATCCGGTGCTCGTTGCCGCCCATCAGCGGGAGGGCCACCGGCAGCAGCGTCTGCTGGACGAGGGCGCAGCCATGCGCCGCCCGGGCCCGGGCCCAGAGGGATTTCAGCCGGTCGATCGCCCCGGTCAGGCCCGCCTCCCCGGTATCGGGATCGTTCGGTCCGAGGAGGTCGGCGGCGTCGAGAGCGAGCAGCACGACATCGGGCCGGACGGCGCGCAGGGCCTCGCCGTCGATCTCCCGATGGTACTGGCCATAGGCCCCCTCGTGGACCGAGAGATGAAGGTCGCGGCGCAGGGCCCCGACCCGGATCCCGGCGGCGAGATGGGCGAGCGTCGAGGAGCCGAGGAGCGCGAGGCGCCAGGTCGAGCCGGCCGGGGAGCCGGACGGGAAACGCCGCTGCAGAGCCCGGTCGAGCCGACCGGTCTGGGCCGGATCGAGGCGGGTGCGGGCGAGCGCCGCCAGGGCGTCCCAGGCCGCCGCGTCGGGCAGGGCCTCGGCCTCGCCGATCCGGGCGGCGAAGTCCGGCGGCGGCGGCGGCAGCCAGGAAAGGTCGGCGCTCAAAGCGGCGCCTTGCGGGCGATCACCGCCGCGAGGTCGCCGACGCTGTGGAGGCCATCGACCTCCCGGGTGGTGAGCTTGATGCCGAAGCGCGCCTCGACCGCCACGATGAGCTCGATCATCCGGGTCGAGTCCCAGCCCTCGACATCCTCGGCGGTGAGGTCGGGGGTGAGCGGGACCGGCTCGCCGAACACCTCCTCGAAGAGCGGGGCGAGCGCCGCGAGGGCGGATTCTTCGGTCATGATCTCGGCCCTCGATCGTCCAACCCGAAATCCATGCGACCACGCGAGCCGTGCCCTGCGCGCCGGGGTGGGCTGCCTGCCCGCGTCTTGCATGCCCGGCCCGAGTTGATAGCTCAAGCCGACAAGAATCCCGGAGAATCCCCGGCATGAACGCCCGTCCCGACGCCCGCGACTTCGCCACCCCGCAGAAATTCGGCATCGGCCAGCCGGTGCCGCGGGCCGAGGACCCCGTGCTGGTGCGCGGCGAGGGCCGCTATACCGACGATCTCGCCCTCGACGGCCAGGCCTACGGCGTGTTCGTGCGCAGCCCGGTCGCCCACGGGTCCTTGCGCGGCATCGATCCGCAGGCGGCTTTGGCCATGCCGGGCGTGCTCACGGTCATCACCGCCGCCGACCTCGACGGCTACGGGACGATCGCCAACGGCCTGCCGTTCAAGAACCAGGACGGTACGCCGATGCGCAAGCCGGACCATCCCTCGCTGAGCATCGACAAGGTGCGCTATGTCGGCGAGCCGGTCGCCCTGGTGGTGGCCGAGACCCTGGCCGAGGCCCGCGACGCGGCAGAAGCCGTGGTGCTCGACATCGAGGATCTGGGCGTCGTGACCACGCCTGACGAGGCCGCCGCCGAGGGCGCCCCCCTCCTCCACGACGACGCCTCCGGCAACCTGGCGCTGGATTTCCGCACCGGCGACCAGGCGGCGACCGAGGCCGCCTTCGCGCGTGCGGCCCACGTCGCCTCCCTCGATCTCCTCAACAACCGCCTCGTCATCAACCCGATGGAGCCGCGCTCGGCCATCGGCGTCCACGATCAGGCAGAGGGCCGCTTCACCCTGCATGTCGGCTCGCAGGGCGTGTTCGGCCTGCGCAACTCCCTCGCCGAGGGCGTCTTGAGGCTGCCCCGCGACAAGGTGCGGGTGCTCACCGGCAATGTCGGCGGCTCGTTCGGCATGAAGGCCCCGGTCTATCCCGAGTACTTGCCGCTCTTGGAAGCTGCCAAGCGCCTCGGCCGGCCGGTGAAGTGGACCGACCTGCGCTCCGAGAGCTTCCTGTCCGACCATCACGGCCGCGACGTCGCGGTGACGGCGGATCTGGCGCTGGACGCGCAAGGCAACTTCCTCGCCTTCCGGGTCAAGGGCCGCGCCAACATGGGCGCCTATCTCAACCCGCTCTCGCCGCTGTTCCAGACCGTCAACATCGCCCGCAACATGGTCGGCGTGTACCGCACCCCCGTCTACGACGTGGCGGTGGAGTGCCTGTTCACCAACACCACCCCGATCGGTGCCTACCGGGGCGCCGGCCGGCCCGAGGGCAACTACTTCATCGAGCGGCTGATCGACACCGCCGCCGCCGAGATGAACCTCGATCGGGTGGAGTTGCGCCGCCGCAACCACATCCGCCCGGCCGACATGCCCTACAAGGCGCCGTCGGGCCTCACCTACGACAGCGGCGACTTCCCGGCCGTGCTCGACAAGGCGCTGACGGCCGCCGACTGGGACGGGTTTGAAGCCCGTCGCGCCGAGAGCGAGGCCAGGGGCCGCTTGCGCGGCATCGGCATCGGCGACTACCTCGAGATCACCGCGCCGCCGACCAACGAGATGGGCGGCATCCGCTTCGAGACCGACGGCACGGTGACGATCGTCACCGGCACCCTCGATTACGGCCAGGGCCACCTGACGCCCTTCGCCCAGGTGCTGCACGACCGCCTCGGCATCCCGGTCGACCGCGTCCGCCTGCTCCAGGGCGACAGCGACCAGCTCATCGCCGGCGGCGGCACCGGCGGCTCGAAATCGCTGATGGCGAGCGGCACGGCTTTGGTCGAGGCCGGCGACCTCGTCATCGCCAAGGGCCGCGAGGCCGCCGCTTCGGTGCTGGAGGCCGGCCCCGCCGACATCGAGTTCCGCGACGGCCGCTTCACCATCGCGGGCACCGACCGGGGCATCGCCCTCCTGGACCTCGCCGCCAGGGTGCGGGCCGGCCTGCCCGACCCGGCCGCCCCCAGAAGCCTCGACGTGGCGCA from Methylobacterium aquaticum encodes:
- a CDS encoding alginate O-acetyltransferase AlgX-related protein produces the protein MLAGSNLSVVEGREGYLFLERYDGAQPLQAGADLTEWSRHTLALLRETFRARQERLSARNIGLVVVVAPEKASIYDELLPEGCAQDRPSAAERLTEALRQIGIRAVDGAGLLRRAKGAVPLYYDVDSHWTNFAAYRVYRALVAAAPAHLGLTPIPAERISYRDKPSFGDLGVHVSPERKGLVQQTEITGPDVEVTVETFDDREYNFQQHRCAGGRGRALVVRDSFTSFLSPFLSRTFAETTYISPSNALPDDLVADLAPDLVIVQIAERALFYAPQPLSDWNLRSWRQTFLETQIDGPARRHTRRARQALRMGNWAEALEAAQKASALDEDDHLVHNLAEARLHSGDPAGALACCEDATRPPDRFLLALEGYALWALGRRDEAIGCMRRALRHQPGNAHLQHQAGEWLLTMGHATEALPYLEAAVAGAPAHSPSWYHLGMARHALGDFAGSAEAFRAGGFEAAD
- a CDS encoding NUDIX domain-containing protein, whose translation is MTRRQALLMRGAHLVWRFTRGMTLGVRGAAIDPENRVCLVRHTYMQGWHLPGGGVEPGETALDAMTREFREETGIVLDAGATPALHGFYFNNRSSRRDHVALYVARAFTVPVPKRPDREIAEAAFFPLDAPPPETTPATRARLTEIRDGLPPAATW
- a CDS encoding fumarylacetoacetate hydrolase family protein; translation: MLSVIPNPPRTALPIQGTDDLFPVRRVYCVGRNYAAHAREMGADPTREPPFFFMKPADALQVVAEGETVEHPYPPKTGNYHHEVELVVALAKGGRDIPVNQALDHVYGYAVGLDMTRRDLQDDAKGLRRPWELGKASDFSGPVGTLKPASVIGHPDKGAITLSVDGAVRQKGDLSDMIWSVAEQIAYLSTFFVLEPGDVIFAGTPEGVGAVTRGQTMVGTIAGVGEIRLTVV
- a CDS encoding FAD-binding oxidoreductase — protein: MLPVTHSLLDTLSARLGPAHVLTAATDIAPHLAETRGLYRGEALAVVRPRDTAEVAFAVGACAAARVPVVAHGGNTGLVGGGVPYGGVVISLSRLDRVRAVDPLDATITVEAGCVLANVQAAADAAGMLFPLSLASEGSCRIGGNLATNAGGTAVLAYGNARELTLGLEVVLADGQVWNGLRALRKDNSGYDLKNLFVGSEGTLGIITAAVLRLHPKPVSKATAFLGLASARAALDAFGTLRDRLGPRLTAFEYVPRFPLEVVLRHLPGAVRPLSGDHRSYALVEVSSPGPDAHEELEAALSDLIESGLAEDAVLAQSEAQGAALWRLRESLSEMQGHEGGSIKHDVSVPVSRVAEFLERASAACEAALPGVRVCAFGHFGDGNIHFNLTQPVGAEKAAFLAEWPRFNRIVHDIVHAMDGSIAAEHGVGLIKRDELTRYKDPVALDLMRRLKGALDPNGILNPGKVLAPAEGGPAAFPAKAAAS
- a CDS encoding HAD-IIIC family phosphatase; its protein translation is MAAGPPGGDAGGRPLYGDLVARLVGARLGRSAKALVLDLDDTLWGGTVGEDGPAGIVVGQGSALGESFLALQAYARDLARRGIVLAVCSKNDPETARLPFAEHPDMLLRLPDFAAFVANWDDKATNLRRIAQDLRLGLDALVFVDDNPFERALVREHLPMVAVPEVPDEPALVARCLADAGYFEAVTLTEEDRGRAGAYARDGERRAPGTPDFGQTDLAGTLAGLGMRLVWRRFDALGLPRIVQLVNKTNQFNLTTRRLREAEAAALIDDPGAVTLQMRLVDRLGDNGVIAVVIGRFSGTDLVVETWLMSCRVLGRRVEEGTLAVLAAEAARRGARRLVGLYRASGRNGMVADLYPRLGFAAEGEGRWVLDLAGYAPPADLPMAVEAG
- a CDS encoding acyl carrier protein: MTEESALAALAPLFEEVFGEPVPLTPDLTAEDVEGWDSTRMIELIVAVEARFGIKLTTREVDGLHSVGDLAAVIARKAPL
- a CDS encoding xanthine dehydrogenase family protein molybdopterin-binding subunit; amino-acid sequence: MNARPDARDFATPQKFGIGQPVPRAEDPVLVRGEGRYTDDLALDGQAYGVFVRSPVAHGSLRGIDPQAALAMPGVLTVITAADLDGYGTIANGLPFKNQDGTPMRKPDHPSLSIDKVRYVGEPVALVVAETLAEARDAAEAVVLDIEDLGVVTTPDEAAAEGAPLLHDDASGNLALDFRTGDQAATEAAFARAAHVASLDLLNNRLVINPMEPRSAIGVHDQAEGRFTLHVGSQGVFGLRNSLAEGVLRLPRDKVRVLTGNVGGSFGMKAPVYPEYLPLLEAAKRLGRPVKWTDLRSESFLSDHHGRDVAVTADLALDAQGNFLAFRVKGRANMGAYLNPLSPLFQTVNIARNMVGVYRTPVYDVAVECLFTNTTPIGAYRGAGRPEGNYFIERLIDTAAAEMNLDRVELRRRNHIRPADMPYKAPSGLTYDSGDFPAVLDKALTAADWDGFEARRAESEARGRLRGIGIGDYLEITAPPTNEMGGIRFETDGTVTIVTGTLDYGQGHLTPFAQVLHDRLGIPVDRVRLLQGDSDQLIAGGGTGGSKSLMASGTALVEAGDLVIAKGREAAASVLEAGPADIEFRDGRFTIAGTDRGIALLDLAARVRAGLPDPAAPRSLDVAHTHKESPSAFPNGCHVAEVEVDPETGVAAVVRYTTVNDFGTLVNPMLVEGQLHGGVVQGIGQALMERTAYDEQGQLVTGSFMDYCLPRASDAPVMSFESHAVPATTNPLGVKGCGEAGCAGSLPSVMNALVDALRPRGIHHINMPATPQVIWSALQNAGKAA